One Alphaproteobacteria bacterium genomic window carries:
- a CDS encoding MFS transporter, with translation MLLPTIYSTQIITISKEFGVSQNTIQYGIAICLLGNAITAPIYGALSDNYGRKYILCVGGVICFVGCIVSALAFEVYSFQVGRLLQGLGAGSFSVVAVASVQDIRTPGQAAKVMGWTSVFAAPGPIIAPFIGAKISMLMGWRFIFVGAAIWMLVLIGALRYMIETVPQRTRASALRSPWSQATQRLKLSIRSYRKILGSPKFMMFALQSPLLVLGFWCAITVYPVYFPLVFNVSEKDYSTNSLYLTGFYLIGQFFLSRSINSIGLERTLALGLKVTVAAGVIHFIIAGVFLSEMAWTFMVLGTYMIGMSLTFSPSVSKSISFFEDDKGCAAAVSNSLRKITSAFGAYLAGVFDDTTLIPTSIIMIASSVVAFLLFQLRKTKFLLS, from the coding sequence ATGTTACTGCCCACCATTTACTCTACCCAAATTATCACGATTTCAAAAGAATTTGGGGTGTCTCAGAATACAATCCAGTACGGCATTGCCATTTGTCTCCTGGGAAATGCTATTACAGCCCCTATCTATGGTGCTCTGTCGGACAACTATGGACGCAAATATATTTTATGTGTGGGTGGCGTCATATGCTTTGTTGGCTGCATCGTGAGTGCCCTTGCTTTTGAAGTATACTCCTTTCAGGTGGGTCGCCTCCTACAAGGATTAGGGGCTGGGTCCTTTAGCGTGGTAGCTGTTGCGTCTGTTCAGGATATTCGCACACCCGGCCAGGCTGCCAAAGTCATGGGGTGGACCTCTGTGTTTGCAGCACCTGGTCCCATAATTGCTCCGTTTATCGGTGCAAAAATTAGTATGCTCATGGGGTGGCGCTTTATTTTTGTGGGTGCAGCTATTTGGATGCTTGTTCTCATAGGGGCATTACGCTACATGATCGAAACTGTACCACAGCGTACGCGGGCCTCAGCGCTGCGATCTCCTTGGAGTCAGGCTACTCAGCGCCTTAAACTCTCCATTCGTAGCTACCGAAAGATTTTAGGGAGCCCTAAGTTTATGATGTTTGCCCTTCAAAGCCCTCTGCTGGTTTTGGGATTTTGGTGTGCGATAACTGTTTATCCCGTCTATTTCCCCCTTGTGTTCAATGTATCCGAGAAAGATTATTCTACAAATAGTCTCTATTTGACGGGCTTTTATCTAATTGGCCAGTTTTTTTTAAGTCGCTCTATTAACAGCATTGGGTTAGAGCGCACGCTGGCTTTGGGACTGAAGGTTACGGTAGCGGCTGGTGTCATACATTTTATTATAGCCGGTGTTTTCTTGAGTGAAATGGCGTGGACATTTATGGTACTGGGTACCTACATGATTGGTATGTCCTTAACTTTTAGTCCATCAGTTTCGAAATCAATTTCATTTTTTGAGGATGATAAGGGGTGTGCAGCAGCAGTGAGTAATAGCCTGCGAAAAATAACAAGTGCGTTTGGGGCATACTTAGCAGGCGTATTTGATGATACAACACTTATTCCGACGTCTATAATTATGATAGCATCCTCAGTTGTGGCATTTCTCCTTTTTCAGCTGAGAAAAACAAAATTTCTCCTCTCTTAG
- the grxD gene encoding Grx4 family monothiol glutaredoxin, with the protein MLDESLKASIQEIITSHDVVLFMKGSAQFPMCGFSGYVVQALNRLRIPFHAVDVLQNSEIREGIKIFSDWPTIPQLYAKGEFIGGADIVREMFESEELSNYFAEKNITPVAA; encoded by the coding sequence ATGCTTGATGAATCACTGAAAGCCTCTATACAAGAAATCATTACCAGCCATGATGTTGTCCTCTTTATGAAGGGATCAGCACAGTTTCCCATGTGTGGTTTTTCTGGTTACGTAGTCCAAGCATTAAACCGCCTTCGTATTCCTTTTCATGCTGTGGATGTGTTACAGAACTCTGAGATTCGCGAGGGCATCAAGATCTTTTCCGATTGGCCAACAATTCCACAACTCTATGCCAAAGGAGAGTTCATTGGGGGTGCGGATATTGTGCGCGAAATGTTTGAATCTGAGGAATTAAGCAATTATTTTGCGGAAAAAAACATTACCCCTGTAGCGGCTTAA
- the rpmE gene encoding 50S ribosomal protein L31 — protein sequence MKKGIHPNYHTIKVVMTDGTEFETRSTWGKEGDVMRLDIDPTSHPAWTGVHRLIDSGGQLAKFRNRFKDLGIKS from the coding sequence ATGAAAAAAGGCATTCACCCCAATTACCACACCATCAAGGTTGTGATGACCGACGGTACTGAGTTTGAAACACGATCCACATGGGGCAAAGAAGGCGATGTTATGCGTCTGGATATTGACCCAACATCTCACCCAGCATGGACAGGTGTCCATCGGTTAATTGACAGCGGTGGACAGCTCGCTAAGTTCCGCAATCGCTTTAAAGACCTTGGGATTAAATCATAA
- a CDS encoding LysR family transcriptional regulator, whose translation MTRHSIDWDKLKSLYYVVKCGSFTKAAEKLGVCQSAVSRQIHSLESRLKHKVFKRDGSRILITDAGAQMFDLAESIMTNAKAVINSLDDTDAPTGEIVMVSNAAVVSALVPQYMLELSERYPGLHLHLRASLSEIFLEECDVAICGYLPNRPDLQQEPLFKSAQKLFASPEYIQKCGTPKRVSDLENHRLLSYSHSPDPHNCEDSWLLTVGLDARNARKPFATFNSSFALLNAASNGLGIVELEGNFPGLMGANLVEVLPELRGPETEMFVISHKKAIIQRKVSVCVAFLKEKLSQY comes from the coding sequence ATGACACGTCATTCGATTGATTGGGATAAGCTAAAGTCACTTTACTATGTTGTGAAGTGCGGTAGTTTTACGAAAGCAGCTGAAAAGCTTGGTGTTTGTCAGTCTGCTGTTAGTCGTCAAATTCATAGCTTAGAGTCACGCCTGAAACACAAAGTTTTCAAGCGTGATGGTTCGCGTATCCTTATCACAGATGCGGGTGCTCAAATGTTTGATCTTGCAGAGTCAATAATGACAAATGCTAAAGCAGTGATTAATTCGTTGGACGATACGGATGCGCCTACGGGTGAAATCGTTATGGTTTCCAATGCTGCTGTTGTTAGCGCACTTGTTCCGCAGTATATGCTTGAATTGAGCGAGCGTTACCCCGGCCTGCATTTGCACTTGCGTGCATCGTTGAGTGAGATTTTTCTTGAGGAGTGTGACGTTGCTATTTGTGGGTACTTGCCAAACCGTCCTGATTTACAACAAGAACCTTTATTCAAAAGTGCCCAAAAGTTATTTGCCAGTCCTGAGTATATTCAAAAATGTGGAACCCCCAAAAGGGTGAGTGACCTAGAGAACCATCGTTTGCTCAGTTACAGCCATAGCCCTGATCCTCACAATTGTGAAGATAGTTGGTTGCTGACAGTTGGTCTTGATGCGCGAAACGCGCGCAAGCCCTTTGCCACTTTTAATAGCAGCTTCGCGTTGTTGAATGCGGCGAGTAACGGTCTTGGAATTGTGGAGCTAGAGGGTAACTTTCCTGGTCTAATGGGTGCAAATCTCGTTGAGGTTTTACCTGAGTTGCGAGGGCCTGAAACAGAAATGTTTGTGATTTCCCATAAAAAAGCGATTATTCAACGCAAAGTAAGCGTTTGTGTTGCCTTTCTAAAAGAAAAACTCTCACAATATTAA
- a CDS encoding Bax inhibitor-1/YccA family protein: MNTTNRNDTIQKTSYGSLNLALRSYMQRIYNYMASGLAISGFVAYAIATSPAAIQVIFGTPLVYVVMFLPLVMVITLSARIHKMSAASAQVMFWLYAAAVGASLSSILLLYTATSVARVFFITAGMFATTSIYGYTTKRDISGFGGALTLAVVGIIIASITNMFVQSGGFQMLISAVTVLVFSGLVAYDTQNLKDLFYHMHGQSRETVEKASIIGALRLFMDFINMFVAMIRLFGDRR, from the coding sequence ATGAACACCACAAACAGAAATGATACAATCCAAAAGACTTCTTATGGCAGTCTGAATCTTGCTTTGCGCTCTTACATGCAGCGTATTTACAATTACATGGCATCTGGATTAGCGATTTCAGGTTTTGTTGCGTACGCCATTGCCACATCGCCCGCTGCCATTCAAGTGATTTTCGGTACACCACTTGTCTATGTGGTCATGTTTTTGCCTCTCGTCATGGTGATTACCCTTTCGGCGCGCATTCACAAAATGTCTGCCGCCAGCGCGCAAGTCATGTTTTGGCTTTATGCTGCTGCGGTGGGAGCATCTCTATCGTCTATTTTGTTGCTGTACACAGCCACAAGCGTAGCTCGCGTGTTTTTCATTACAGCAGGGATGTTCGCAACCACCAGTATTTACGGCTATACAACAAAACGTGATATCTCAGGATTTGGTGGGGCTTTAACGCTCGCTGTTGTCGGTATCATTATTGCCTCTATCACAAACATGTTTGTCCAAAGTGGTGGATTTCAGATGCTCATTTCTGCTGTAACCGTCCTTGTTTTCAGTGGTCTTGTTGCTTATGACACACAAAACCTGAAGGATCTTTTCTATCATATGCATGGACAATCGCGTGAGACCGTTGAAAAGGCATCTATTATTGGTGCACTGCGGTTATTCATGGATTTCATTAATATGTTTGTTGCCATGATACGTTTATTTGGTGATCGTCGCTGA
- the trmD gene encoding tRNA (guanosine(37)-N1)-methyltransferase TrmD, translating to MWRLSIVTLYPDLFPGTLGASIIGKGAEKGLWSLDVHNIRSYATDKHQTVDDSPFGGGAGMVMRPDVLDACLHAVAERNPFDRLLVTSARGVSLTQERAENLVKDKHVGIICGRFEGIDQRVLDKWKVTEISIGDYVLAGGEVAAMVIAESCIRLLPNVMNSGNSLMEESFTNGLLEYPQFTRPQEWSGRGVPDVLVSGHHENVRKWRCAESEKITRERRPDLWQAYLAKKKTEEKR from the coding sequence ATGTGGCGCTTGAGCATTGTGACTCTTTATCCGGACCTTTTTCCAGGTACGCTGGGAGCATCAATTATCGGAAAGGGGGCTGAGAAGGGCCTTTGGTCACTTGACGTACACAATATTCGCAGCTACGCAACAGATAAACACCAAACCGTTGATGATAGCCCTTTTGGTGGAGGGGCTGGTATGGTTATGCGTCCTGATGTCTTGGATGCATGCCTGCATGCTGTGGCTGAACGTAACCCGTTTGACCGACTGTTGGTGACGTCTGCGCGCGGGGTTTCTCTGACACAAGAACGAGCAGAAAATCTTGTAAAAGACAAGCATGTTGGTATCATTTGTGGCAGATTTGAAGGCATAGACCAGCGTGTTCTTGATAAATGGAAAGTCACAGAGATAAGTATCGGGGACTATGTCTTAGCTGGTGGTGAAGTGGCAGCGATGGTTATTGCAGAAAGCTGCATTCGCCTCTTGCCAAACGTGATGAATTCAGGTAATTCCTTGATGGAAGAAAGTTTTACGAATGGGCTATTGGAGTATCCTCAGTTTACGCGGCCTCAAGAATGGTCTGGTAGAGGTGTCCCCGATGTTCTCGTGAGTGGCCATCATGAAAATGTACGCAAATGGCGGTGTGCAGAATCAGAGAAAATCACACGTGAACGCCGCCCCGATTTATGGCAAGCATACCTTGCGAAAAAGAAGACAGAGGAAAAACGATGA
- a CDS encoding BolA/IbaG family iron-sulfur metabolism protein, producing MPMPANDIVDMVMRGIPDAQVTITDLRGDQNHYAITVVSPSFSGLSRPAQHKRVYTALGHHVGTTIHALSITTQTEGSSHA from the coding sequence ATGCCCATGCCAGCCAATGATATCGTTGATATGGTAATGCGCGGCATCCCAGATGCCCAGGTGACAATCACCGATTTGCGTGGTGACCAAAATCACTATGCCATTACTGTTGTAAGCCCTTCATTTTCAGGGCTCTCTCGGCCTGCACAGCATAAACGTGTCTATACAGCCCTGGGACATCATGTGGGAACTACCATCCATGCCCTATCGATCACAACGCAGACTGAAGGAAGCTCACATGCTTGA
- a CDS encoding ABC transporter ATP-binding protein: MSSQGASFFWRWLLCVSIIVGEIGVATAIPYAFKYILNLSPETHGVLVPFLLVVNYGILKAMRDILSSVNDIVFFPITNYIIRAVRLQVLMHVHRLSLEKRRALALSDVISAMRRVSQSTRTLLRIGVLQIIPSAGKFVAVSVFFVTMGLVVFPYLMGVSLVCVVLVKALPHYRRVRKKAWNASDTFVRDATDSLLQNEHTRTNLTFEMTRLANMADNEAAIWQATNTSSNLLQIALHVAKAIWFTSVLGTGMYLVLCGEISQGTFILIHGQLLVVLMPLSNLMRDGRQVTESMTDLEQVVRILSITSDGGSAISRISQDALVAVEGISFAYGKTQVLRGCRLRIAEGETYLIKGTNGSGKSTLVNIIAGVLSPTQGTVTYRSDTRLMYIPQDVSLYHGSLLFNVTLGDPQISLDTVHNALRDVGLEEFIGPQERLHALVGDLGMVLSGGQRARLWLARALVYKPNVLVLDETLDSIDQQARLALLGLLHRCVGTLVMTSHHPDVEAYTSNTMDLDKAHTEHLSQTPHPSREKAII; this comes from the coding sequence TTGTCGTCACAAGGGGCGTCCTTTTTCTGGCGATGGCTTCTGTGTGTTTCAATCATTGTTGGTGAAATCGGTGTCGCAACGGCTATACCTTATGCATTCAAATATATTCTGAATCTGTCACCAGAAACGCACGGTGTTCTTGTTCCTTTTTTGCTTGTGGTAAACTATGGCATCCTAAAAGCCATGCGCGATATTTTGAGCAGTGTGAATGACATTGTATTTTTTCCTATCACGAACTATATAATCCGAGCAGTCCGATTGCAGGTGTTGATGCATGTACATCGCCTGAGTCTTGAAAAGCGCCGCGCTCTTGCCCTCTCGGATGTGATTTCCGCGATGCGCCGTGTCAGTCAAAGCACACGAACATTATTGCGGATTGGCGTTTTGCAAATCATCCCTTCCGCAGGAAAATTTGTGGCTGTTTCTGTTTTTTTTGTGACAATGGGGCTTGTTGTCTTTCCCTATCTTATGGGTGTATCCCTTGTGTGTGTGGTGCTTGTGAAAGCCCTTCCTCACTATCGGCGGGTGCGCAAAAAAGCTTGGAATGCTTCGGATACATTTGTACGTGATGCAACGGATAGTCTTTTGCAAAATGAGCATACCCGCACAAATCTTACGTTTGAAATGACACGTTTGGCGAATATGGCGGATAATGAAGCGGCGATATGGCAGGCAACGAATACGTCCAGTAATTTGCTGCAAATAGCTCTGCATGTGGCAAAAGCGATATGGTTTACAAGCGTTCTGGGCACAGGGATGTATCTTGTTCTGTGCGGGGAAATCTCTCAGGGTACTTTTATCCTTATTCACGGACAGCTTCTGGTTGTGTTGATGCCCTTGAGTAACCTGATGCGTGATGGACGCCAAGTGACAGAAAGTATGACTGACCTTGAGCAAGTTGTGCGCATTCTTTCCATTACGAGCGATGGCGGTTCTGCCATCTCTCGGATTTCTCAGGATGCATTGGTGGCGGTGGAAGGAATATCTTTTGCCTATGGCAAAACGCAGGTCTTAAGAGGCTGTCGGTTGCGGATAGCTGAGGGAGAGACATACCTCATCAAGGGAACAAATGGATCAGGTAAATCAACGCTTGTAAATATTATAGCTGGTGTTCTATCGCCGACACAAGGCACTGTAACTTATCGTTCGGATACCCGGTTGATGTATATCCCTCAGGATGTCAGTTTGTACCATGGGTCACTTCTTTTTAATGTAACGCTGGGGGATCCACAGATTTCCTTGGATACTGTGCATAATGCGTTGCGTGATGTAGGGCTTGAGGAATTTATCGGGCCTCAAGAGCGTTTGCATGCCCTTGTGGGAGACTTGGGTATGGTGCTTTCGGGAGGTCAGCGTGCACGTCTTTGGTTGGCGAGAGCGTTGGTTTATAAACCGAATGTCCTGGTTCTTGATGAAACGCTTGATAGTATTGACCAGCAGGCACGCTTAGCTTTACTGGGTCTGTTGCACAGATGCGTAGGAACGTTGGTGATGACATCCCACCATCCAGACGTAGAGGCCTATACCAGTAATACCATGGATCTTGACAAAGCGCACACGGAGCATCTAAGTCAAACACCCCATCCCAGCAGAGAAAAAGCAATTATTTGA
- the rplS gene encoding 50S ribosomal protein L19 yields MNTVEKYNQDQVNQLSAANPIPEFDPGDTVRVWVKIIEGERERQQAFEGVCVARKNDSINSSFTVRKISYGEGVERVFPLYSPRIRIETVRRGVVRRAKLYYLRDRSGKSARIKERPRSAASSLTK; encoded by the coding sequence ATGAATACTGTTGAAAAGTACAACCAAGACCAAGTGAATCAGTTAAGTGCGGCTAACCCTATTCCTGAATTTGATCCCGGTGACACTGTACGTGTATGGGTAAAAATCATCGAAGGTGAGCGTGAGCGCCAACAGGCATTTGAAGGCGTGTGTGTCGCGCGCAAAAATGATAGTATCAATTCATCATTCACCGTGCGTAAGATTTCATACGGTGAGGGCGTTGAGCGTGTGTTTCCTTTGTACTCTCCTCGTATTCGCATTGAGACGGTACGTCGTGGTGTCGTGCGTCGGGCAAAACTGTATTATTTGCGTGATCGTTCGGGTAAAAGCGCCCGTATCAAAGAGCGTCCACGCAGTGCCGCGTCATCTTTAACAAAGTAA
- a CDS encoding trigger factor: protein MQLQEVKSEGLIRHFRGVIPVDVLTKAKNGRLAEISKNRKIPGFRPGKIPAAVLEKKYGQEAYDYVISQEVEKKAQAALAETRIRPAVRPKLEIISEDDKTGIVFELHVEVYPEITPPDFSAITFSRYIAEVSAQSIDDSLMRIANQQATFEEDTSADIVSEDHVVIADLAFDIPGVKDGHSTQPDVTLELGQRKVLPAIEEKVVGSKVGDVVSIPTVFPSHADAKIANKHVVYQVTIKKLKKRIPHVQNDELAQKVGLKSLAELKKEVETRLQEELDSRALSLTKRELFDALDVSVTFDLPPTLVAHEAQVVRQNVKTDTPEGTLTNDQEKEISEVAGRRIKLGLLFNHISDERGLDIPMEKVQEALMQKVNQNPAHAKQILDYYKNTPGAIDEIRGPLLENAVVEHIISLAKPEEKKITEKDLFAKLEN from the coding sequence ATGCAACTGCAAGAAGTAAAATCCGAAGGTTTAATCCGCCACTTCAGAGGTGTTATTCCTGTTGATGTTCTTACCAAAGCAAAAAATGGGCGCCTTGCTGAAATCAGCAAAAACCGAAAGATTCCAGGGTTTCGTCCTGGTAAAATCCCTGCAGCGGTTTTGGAAAAAAAATATGGCCAGGAGGCTTATGATTATGTCATTAGCCAAGAAGTAGAAAAAAAAGCACAGGCTGCCCTTGCTGAAACACGCATTCGCCCCGCTGTTCGGCCCAAGCTTGAGATTATCTCCGAAGATGATAAAACCGGAATTGTATTTGAATTACATGTTGAGGTCTATCCTGAAATAACGCCTCCTGATTTTTCTGCCATTACATTCTCCCGATACATAGCAGAGGTATCGGCACAATCGATTGATGACTCATTAATGCGCATAGCTAATCAACAAGCAACGTTTGAGGAGGATACATCAGCCGACATCGTTTCAGAGGATCATGTTGTTATTGCTGATCTTGCTTTTGATATTCCCGGTGTCAAAGATGGCCACAGCACACAACCTGATGTAACGCTTGAACTTGGGCAACGAAAGGTTCTGCCTGCTATTGAAGAAAAGGTTGTTGGATCTAAAGTGGGTGATGTTGTGTCCATACCAACAGTGTTTCCCAGCCACGCGGATGCTAAGATTGCCAATAAACACGTTGTTTATCAGGTAACCATTAAAAAATTAAAAAAGCGCATTCCTCATGTACAGAATGATGAGCTTGCGCAAAAAGTGGGTCTCAAATCTTTGGCAGAGCTAAAGAAAGAAGTGGAAACGCGCCTTCAAGAAGAGTTGGATTCTCGGGCGTTAAGCCTGACCAAACGAGAGCTCTTTGATGCTCTTGATGTGTCAGTGACCTTTGATTTACCACCGACACTGGTTGCACATGAGGCACAAGTCGTGCGTCAGAACGTGAAGACTGATACCCCCGAAGGTACACTTACCAACGATCAAGAAAAAGAGATCAGCGAAGTAGCAGGTCGCCGGATAAAGCTTGGTCTTCTTTTCAATCATATTTCAGATGAACGTGGGCTTGATATTCCTATGGAAAAAGTACAAGAAGCTCTCATGCAAAAGGTCAATCAAAACCCTGCACATGCCAAGCAAATTCTTGATTACTATAAAAATACGCCGGGTGCCATTGATGAAATACGAGGACCGTTGCTTGAGAATGCTGTTGTTGAACATATCATCAGCCTAGCAAAGCCAGAAGAAAAGAAAATCACAGAAAAAGATCTTTTTGCGAAACTTGAAAATTAA
- a CDS encoding pyruvate dehydrogenase complex E1 component subunit beta, translating to MALHTMTVREALRAAMAEEMLRDKDVFILGEEVAQYNGAYKVTQGLLEQFGETRVIDTPITEHGFAGLGVGAAFLKLRPIVEFMTFNFAMQAIDQIVNSAAKTLYMSGGQMGCPIVFRGPNGAASRVGAQHSQCYASWYAHCPGLRVVSPYSAGRAKALLKSAIRDPNPVIFLENELMYGQSFDDVSDDTDACEPLGKARVVREGTDVTLVSFSIMVGKALKAADILAQEGISAEVIDLQSIRPLDVETIIRSVQKTNRLVSCEEGFPFAGVGAEIAAQIMQEAFDFLDAPVVRVTSKDVPLPYAANLEALALPQIKDIADASKQVLYR from the coding sequence ATGGCACTGCATACGATGACCGTGCGTGAGGCTCTGCGTGCAGCGATGGCAGAAGAAATGCTGCGTGATAAGGATGTGTTTATTCTCGGAGAGGAAGTCGCCCAGTACAACGGTGCCTATAAAGTGACGCAGGGGTTGCTCGAACAGTTTGGTGAAACCCGTGTGATTGATACCCCTATAACTGAGCACGGCTTTGCAGGTCTTGGTGTGGGCGCGGCTTTTTTAAAGCTTCGACCTATCGTTGAGTTTATGACATTCAATTTCGCCATGCAAGCAATTGATCAAATTGTTAACTCAGCGGCAAAAACCCTTTATATGTCAGGGGGGCAAATGGGTTGTCCCATCGTATTTCGTGGTCCTAACGGTGCGGCAAGTCGTGTTGGTGCCCAACATTCTCAGTGCTATGCGAGTTGGTATGCACACTGTCCGGGTCTGCGCGTGGTATCTCCCTATTCGGCAGGCCGTGCAAAAGCCCTGTTAAAGTCTGCTATACGTGATCCAAATCCTGTCATTTTTCTTGAAAACGAGCTTATGTATGGTCAATCCTTTGATGACGTTAGTGATGATACGGATGCTTGTGAACCCTTAGGAAAAGCCCGCGTTGTACGCGAGGGCACTGATGTAACGCTTGTTTCATTTTCAATTATGGTGGGCAAGGCTTTAAAAGCGGCAGACATCCTTGCACAAGAGGGTATTTCAGCAGAAGTCATTGACCTCCAATCTATTCGTCCTCTGGATGTGGAAACGATTATCCGATCTGTCCAAAAAACGAATCGTCTTGTATCGTGTGAGGAGGGTTTCCCCTTTGCTGGTGTGGGGGCGGAGATTGCAGCGCAAATCATGCAGGAGGCTTTCGATTTTCTTGATGCGCCAGTCGTCCGTGTGACAAGTAAGGATGTGCCTCTTCCGTATGCGGCGAATTTAGAGGCGCTGGCCTTGCCTCAAATTAAAGACATAGCCGACGCAAGTAAGCAGGTTTTATACCGCTAG
- the nth gene encoding endonuclease III: MISHATVAAIFQTFAARNPEPETELVYTNNFTLLVAVVLSAQSTDTGVNKATRELFFVADTPQKMVRLGPDKIRNYIRTIGLTNTKAKNVYELSKILCENYEGCVPAHREDLEKLPGVGRKTANVVLNVAFNQPTMAVDTHIFRVSNRIGLTHAKTPRESEDQLLGCIPPQYLQHAHHWLILHGRYICKARTPNCSACPIAHHCTYFKTL; encoded by the coding sequence ATGATTTCACACGCTACGGTTGCTGCCATTTTCCAAACATTCGCAGCAAGAAATCCAGAACCAGAAACAGAGCTTGTCTACACAAACAACTTCACACTTCTTGTTGCGGTTGTTCTTTCCGCCCAGAGTACCGACACAGGCGTTAACAAGGCAACACGGGAACTGTTCTTTGTTGCTGACACTCCACAGAAAATGGTTCGTCTGGGGCCGGATAAAATCAGGAACTATATACGTACCATTGGTCTTACAAATACAAAAGCAAAAAATGTTTATGAATTAAGCAAAATTCTCTGCGAAAACTACGAGGGATGTGTGCCAGCACACCGTGAAGACCTTGAAAAACTTCCTGGTGTGGGGCGTAAAACGGCTAATGTTGTTCTTAATGTCGCTTTTAATCAACCAACAATGGCCGTGGATACCCATATTTTCCGGGTATCCAATCGTATTGGCCTCACCCATGCGAAGACCCCCCGGGAGTCCGAGGATCAATTACTCGGGTGTATTCCGCCGCAGTACCTTCAACACGCGCATCACTGGTTAATTCTGCACGGGCGCTATATCTGCAAAGCCCGCACGCCCAACTGTTCCGCTTGTCCAATCGCACACCATTGCACTTACTTTAAAACGCTTTGA
- the pdhA gene encoding pyruvate dehydrogenase (acetyl-transferring) E1 component subunit alpha — protein sequence MNIDLSHARQLYKDMLLIRRFEEKASQLYGMGHIAGFCHLYIGQEAVVVGAQDVMQSQDTVITAYRDHGHMLACGMDPKGVMAELTGRQAGYSKGKGGSMHMFSREKNFFGGHGIVGAQVSIGTGMAFAHKYKQDNGVCLTYFGDGAANQGQVYESFNMASLWGLPVLYIIENNGYAMGTSTLRGCANDEKMHTRGEPFGIQGIQVDGMDVLAVRDAVSRALHTVRTNMFPMIVEVRTYRYRGHSMSDPAGYRSKEEVTEVKTTSDPLANFKEQMRVAFSMKTDDLKDIENEVRDHMKEVAEFAITAPEPDAGELMTDILIEEEAR from the coding sequence ATGAATATTGATCTTAGCCACGCACGCCAGCTATACAAAGACATGCTTTTGATTCGTCGATTTGAGGAAAAAGCCTCTCAGCTTTATGGTATGGGTCATATTGCCGGTTTTTGCCATTTGTATATTGGTCAAGAGGCAGTCGTTGTTGGTGCTCAAGATGTTATGCAATCGCAAGACACTGTAATCACGGCCTATCGTGATCATGGTCATATGCTAGCATGTGGCATGGACCCTAAAGGTGTCATGGCAGAGCTGACAGGACGCCAAGCGGGATACTCAAAGGGAAAAGGTGGCTCGATGCACATGTTTTCTCGGGAGAAAAACTTTTTTGGGGGGCACGGCATCGTAGGGGCTCAAGTTTCTATTGGCACCGGTATGGCGTTTGCACACAAATATAAACAGGATAATGGTGTTTGTCTGACGTATTTTGGGGATGGTGCAGCAAACCAAGGTCAGGTATATGAATCGTTTAATATGGCTTCTTTGTGGGGTCTTCCGGTTCTTTATATTATTGAAAACAATGGATATGCTATGGGCACATCCACGTTGCGTGGCTGTGCAAATGATGAAAAAATGCACACGCGCGGCGAGCCTTTTGGTATTCAGGGGATCCAAGTGGATGGCATGGATGTTTTGGCTGTTCGAGATGCCGTCAGTAGGGCGCTACACACGGTTCGCACAAATATGTTTCCTATGATTGTTGAGGTTCGTACCTATCGTTACCGTGGGCACTCTATGTCTGACCCGGCCGGTTACCGTTCGAAGGAGGAAGTAACCGAGGTTAAAACAACATCCGATCCTCTTGCAAACTTTAAAGAGCAGATGCGCGTAGCATTTTCCATGAAGACTGATGACCTCAAGGATATTGAGAATGAAGTCCGTGACCACATGAAAGAGGTTGCAGAATTTGCGATCACAGCGCCTGAGCCAGACGCCGGTGAATTGATGACGGATATTTTGATTGAAGAGGAGGCGCGCTGA